The following are encoded together in the Bradyrhizobium sp. CCGUVB1N3 genome:
- the tssE gene encoding type VI secretion system baseplate subunit TssE, which yields MFDRSLIERLEEAAVTRVPSHHLSFDRLRASILDNLRRILNSRQGCCETRPDYGLPDLNDAIGQGVDAVRAVARMLKQEIEAFEPRLKNVSIRFHADPDKPLQLTFQVTAMVNDNDQVEHVSFDTILSDDRHVLLRG from the coding sequence ATTGAGCGCTTGGAAGAAGCAGCCGTGACCAGGGTCCCATCGCATCATCTTTCGTTCGACCGCCTCCGAGCGAGCATTCTGGACAATCTGCGCCGGATCTTGAACTCGCGCCAGGGCTGCTGCGAGACGCGACCCGACTACGGCTTGCCAGATCTAAACGACGCGATCGGCCAGGGAGTTGACGCGGTTCGCGCGGTCGCTCGCATGCTCAAGCAGGAGATCGAGGCGTTCGAACCTCGATTGAAAAATGTTTCGATCCGCTTTCATGCCGATCCCGACAAGCCGTTACAGCTGACGTTCCAAGTAACCGCAATGGTGAACGATAACGACCAGGTCGAGCACGTCTCGTTTGACACGATCTTGAGCGACGACAGGCACGTCCTCTTGAGAGGCTAA